The Cyclobacterium amurskyense genome contains the following window.
CCTATATTTATTGAATCAAAAGTTAAACAAAAACAAAAACATAAATCTAGCATCATGTCAGAAGAAAAAAAGCACAATAAACTAACCACCGCATCCGGAAGGATTTATGTGGAAAATGAGAATTCGAAGACGGTAGGACCTAGAGGTCCAATTCTTTTAGAAGATTATATTCTTCACGAAAAAATGGCTCATTTTAATAGAGAGAGAATTCCTGAAAGAATTGTTCATGCCAAGGGATCTGGGGCCTTTGGTACTTTCACCGTCACAGAAGACATTTCCCAATATACAAGGGCTAAAGTTTTTAATAAAATAGGAAAAAAAACCAAAGTCTTTCTTCGATTTTCCACTGTTGGGGGAGAAAAAGGATCGGCTGATACCGAAAGAGATCCAAGAGGATTTGCTATTAAATTTTACACCGAAGATGGAAATTGGGATTTGGTAGGAAACAATACCCCGGTATTTTTTATAAAGGACCCAAAAAAGTTCTCTGATTTCATTCATACCCAAAAAAGAGATCCATATACCAACTGCAAATCACCGACAATGGTTTGGGACTATTGGTCTTTGACACCTGAATCTTTGCATCAGGTATTGATCTTAATGAGTGATAGAGGTACACCTGTAGGGTTTCGGCATATGAATGGGTATGGATCGCATACTTTTTCAATGATCAATGCAAAGAATGAGAAAGTTTTTGTGAAGTATCATTTTAAGACAGCCCAAGGGATTAAAAATTTCACTGATGAGGAGGCTGCACAAATGAAATCTAAAGACCTGGATTTTGCACAGCGAGACCTTTTGGAAGCAATAGACAATGGAGATTTCCCTAAATGGAACATGAAGATTCAGGTAATGACTACGGATCAGGCCAAAAAAGTAGATTTCAATCCATTTGATTTGACCAAAGTTTGGCCACATTCTGAATTTCCCTTAGTGGACGTGGGGGTATTGGAATTGAACAAAAATCCTGACAATTATTTTCAAGACGTAGAACAATCCGCCTTTGCCCCTGCACACTTAGTGGATGGACTTGGTTATAGTCCAGATAAAATGCTTCAAGGTAGGTTGCTTTCTTATCCCGATGCGCATAGGTATAGATTGGGTGGGAATTATGAACAAATCCCTGTAAATAGATGTCCTTATGCTGTAAATAATTATGAAAGAGACGGAATGATGAGGGTAGACGGTAATGGAGGTAAAAAACCCAATTATTGGCCAAACAGTTTTGATGATATTGTAGTTGATAAGCAATATGAGGAACCATCCGAACAACTTGAAGATACAATTGCAGATTGGTATGACAGAAATAGTAAAGTTGGAGACAATGACCACTATTCTCAGCCAAGAGCTTTGTTTAGGGATGTAATGAGCAAAGAAGAGCAAGACAATACCATCAACAATACCATAGGAGCTATGAGCGGAATTTCAGGACCCAAAAGAGAAGTTATTATCAATCGCCAACTGTGTCACTGGTTTAGAATGGATGAAGAGTTTGGTATGCGTATAGCAAAAGGCCTGGGTGTAGATATTAATGCCGTCATGGCTTCATCAGCGGGATCCCATTAATAGAGTTGGTATAATAATTGATATTAGTTATAGTGCACTTATTGTAACAAATTTACACAGGAGTGGATGGTTCTTCCACTCCTTTTTTTAGTAAAAAACACAGCTTTGAAGCAAACCTTAGGTAAAAGAATTTTAAAAATAGGAGGATGGGTTTTACTCAGTCTTACCATACTGGTCCTTCTATTAATTCTATTCGTCCGAAGTCCTTTCGGTCAGAAAATTATCGTGAATAAGGTTACCAAATATGTAGCAGAAAAAACAAATACTAAAGTTAACATTGATAGGCTGTTTGTGACTTTTCGTGGGAACTTGTATTTAGAAGGGCTTTATCTGGAAGATACCAAAGGAGATACGCTAATTTACAGTCACCGACTAGAGACAGGTTTAGAACTAATTCCTTTCATAAGAAATAATCAGATCAGTATATCAAGGCTTGAATGGGAGGGACTTACTGCGAATATCAGTAGGGATAGTTTAGGGAATTTTAACTTCAATTATCTTATTGATGCCTTCTCTGGACAAGAGACAAGTTTAGACACAGCTTCGATTGATACGGCCTCCAATGTGGATAGTGGCTATCCTGATATCAGTGTGGGACCAATAGAATTAGAAAACTGGCACTTGAACTATTCAGATCAAATGTTAGAATTGGAAGGGAAACTTAGCCTTGGTAAGTTGTTGCTCCAAATTAATAGTTTGGATCTCAATAAAATGGATTTTCATGTTAACAAGTTTCAGTGGGAAAACTCTGCCATTTCTTACCATCAATCCAAAGCTTTTCCTCCAAGTGATGATTCTACCAGCAGTGAGACTCCTTTGCCACTACTTGTGCTGGAAGAGCTTTCATTAAAAAGTATAAATATCGACTACACTTCTTTGCCCGATGGCATGGACTTGCAATCTAGTTTAGGTGAATTATTGTTAGAAATGCCCGAAGCCAATCTTGAGAAGCAAAGGGTGTTAATAAAAACCTTTTCTCTTCATGATTCCTTTATTGATTATAAAAGCACACTAGACAACCTACAAAACAGTCCCGAAACTAAGGATTCAACAGCATTCTTTTCTTGGCCTCTATGGGAAGTGGAATTATCAAGCTTAAACCTGACCAACAACAAAATAAATTATCAGGTAAATGGTGATAATGGGTCATCTACTGGGTTCAACCCAAATAATATTGCATTAAAAAACTTTGATATAGAGGTCAATAATATGTTTTTAAAGCCTGAAAAGGCTGGGCTGACCCTAAATAAATTTGAGTTTGAGGAAAAATCTGGTTTCAGATTAGATAACTTTCAAGGGCGATTTGATTTAGATAATGAATCTTTTGACTTGGCCGATTTAACTATAGCCACGGGCAATAGCAGTTTGAAAGGAAAGTTAAAGCTGCAATACCCTAGTTTGGCTACTTTTATAGAAAATCCAGAAAGTTCATTTTTAGATTTGGCACTCAATTCCGTATATCTTGGTATTCAAGATGCCTATTATTTCTCTCCAGGGCTTAAAAATAATACTTATGTAAAGACATTTGCGAAGAATAAGCTTAACGCAACATTACTTGTCTCTGGAAAAATGGACAAGTTGAATTTAGAAAAGCTTTCTGCAAAATGGGGGAATTCTACGCGGATATCACTTTCTGGTTTCGTTTCCGAACCGCTTGTTACAGAGCGTGTATCGTGGAATGTAGAGGAGTTTAATTTTATTTCTAGTGAAAAGGACCTAAATCTCTTTGTTCCTGAAGACAGTCTAGGTTTTAATTACCCCAAGCAAGTTGACCTATCTTTAGCTACTATTGGGTCACTTAATGCGTTCAGTCTTGAGTCTTTCCTCAAGGCCTATGAAGGTTCCGTAAAAGTAGATGCTAAATTGACAGCTAAAGAAGGTGCTTATCACTATGATCTAAACACCAAGATAGAAGGAATGCCTTTGGGTGAAATATTGGGTGATTCGATAGCTTATGGTCCCTTGGATATGGAATTGTCCGCCAAAGGTAATGCAGGTCCTTTGGATAAAATAGACCTGCAATTAGCATCGGTCGTTACCAATTTAGGCTATAATGGTCACAACTATAAAGGACTAAAGTTGGACGCTGAAATTGTGATTGGGGATGGAGAAATTCATTTAATTCATAAAGACGAGTTTTTGGATCTGAAGATGTTGGCAGCGGTTTCCCTAGATACTGCCAACTATAATATAGCTATGGATTTGGATTTAAATGGAGCGGATTTGTATGGGCTTAACTTTACAGCGCAAAAAATTCGGACTAAATTTTCCATGGATGCTACTTTTTCGGGGGATTCAGAAAATTTTGAACTCCAATCCAAGTTGGTAGAGGGAACGGTAGTCTTGGAAGATCAAGCCTATCCAATGGGAGACATGAACTTGAACTTGAGAATTTTACCAGATTCAACAGGCTTGGATATTCAAAGCAATCTCTTGGTTGGTCAGTTACATTCCAATGTAAGCCCTATCGAAACGTATGAAGGAGTTTCCAGGCATTTTAATCGATACTTTCTTGATAGTGCAGCTCAAAACCTTTCTGAAATACAAAAGCCGGTCAATGTAGAAATGGATTTTACTATTCCGTCTACCTTGCTATTACAACAGGTGATATTGCCAGAACTGGAAAGGATGGAAGAGGGCTCGATTAGGATGGCTTTTGATGAAGGAAAATCTACCTTAAATGGTAGAATTAGTTTTCCCTACATTTCTTATGCTGGTTCTATAGTGGACAGTTTAGACCTTAATGTGGTAAGTGATTCTTCAGAATTTAACTTTGATTTTGGTATTATGGGGTTGTCATCAGGTCCTTTGGTAGTTGGACCTACCTATTTTACTGGTGAGGTTCTTGAAAATCTGCTCTATGTTAATTTTAATTCACTTCATGAGGACGAGGTGTTGGCTCATATTAATTTCGATCTAGGGATAAATAAAGATTCATTGCGTCTTCACATTTCTCCTGATAGTGTGGTTTTCAATAAGGTGAAATGGGATGTGCCGGAGGGTAATTCCTTTACTTTAGGAGAAGATTGGTTTGATTTTAAGGAATTTGAATTTTCAAGAGGCAAGCAACTTTTATCATTTAGTAATGAGCGGGACGAAAACGCCATTGACATTGCTTTTAATGATTTCAGGTTGAGGACATTTACCAGTTTGCTAAATCCTGAAGATATATTGGCTGCAGGCCTGGTAAATGGATCAATTAAAATTGAAAACCCATTTGAAGCCATGGGTTTACAAGCGGGGATTACGGTAAGGGACATGGAGTTGCTTGAAGTGCCTTTAGGTAATTTATCTTTGAACGCCACAGGCAATGACCAAAAGAATTATGATTTTGATTTAAAAGTAAAAGACAAAGGAATAAACTTGGATTTATTAGGTGAATTCACTGCCGATCCTTTGGGAGCGAGATTAAACCTAGTTCTTGACTTGAACAAATTTGAATTAAATATACTGGAGGGACTTTCTGATGGAGCAATTAGTGGAGGGCAAGGTTTCATCTCCGGGAATTTCAAGGTGGAGGGGAGTACTACCGATCCACGCTATGCCGGTAATCTGGCATTCAATGAGACTGAATTTACAATAGCAACCTTGAATTCAAGATTTGCTATTGCTGATGATGAAATTAAGGTAGATAACCAAGGAGTCTTTCTGGATCAAATAACTATAAAAGATGAACAAGGAAATAACTTTATTCTTGATGGAGAAATATTAACAGATGACTTTATTAATCCACAATTTGACCTTTCCCTGACTGCGGATAATTTTATGGTGTTGAATTCCACCAAAGAAGACAATG
Protein-coding sequences here:
- a CDS encoding catalase codes for the protein MSEEKKHNKLTTASGRIYVENENSKTVGPRGPILLEDYILHEKMAHFNRERIPERIVHAKGSGAFGTFTVTEDISQYTRAKVFNKIGKKTKVFLRFSTVGGEKGSADTERDPRGFAIKFYTEDGNWDLVGNNTPVFFIKDPKKFSDFIHTQKRDPYTNCKSPTMVWDYWSLTPESLHQVLILMSDRGTPVGFRHMNGYGSHTFSMINAKNEKVFVKYHFKTAQGIKNFTDEEAAQMKSKDLDFAQRDLLEAIDNGDFPKWNMKIQVMTTDQAKKVDFNPFDLTKVWPHSEFPLVDVGVLELNKNPDNYFQDVEQSAFAPAHLVDGLGYSPDKMLQGRLLSYPDAHRYRLGGNYEQIPVNRCPYAVNNYERDGMMRVDGNGGKKPNYWPNSFDDIVVDKQYEEPSEQLEDTIADWYDRNSKVGDNDHYSQPRALFRDVMSKEEQDNTINNTIGAMSGISGPKREVIINRQLCHWFRMDEEFGMRIAKGLGVDINAVMASSAGSH
- a CDS encoding translocation/assembly module TamB domain-containing protein, with translation MKQTLGKRILKIGGWVLLSLTILVLLLILFVRSPFGQKIIVNKVTKYVAEKTNTKVNIDRLFVTFRGNLYLEGLYLEDTKGDTLIYSHRLETGLELIPFIRNNQISISRLEWEGLTANISRDSLGNFNFNYLIDAFSGQETSLDTASIDTASNVDSGYPDISVGPIELENWHLNYSDQMLELEGKLSLGKLLLQINSLDLNKMDFHVNKFQWENSAISYHQSKAFPPSDDSTSSETPLPLLVLEELSLKSINIDYTSLPDGMDLQSSLGELLLEMPEANLEKQRVLIKTFSLHDSFIDYKSTLDNLQNSPETKDSTAFFSWPLWEVELSSLNLTNNKINYQVNGDNGSSTGFNPNNIALKNFDIEVNNMFLKPEKAGLTLNKFEFEEKSGFRLDNFQGRFDLDNESFDLADLTIATGNSSLKGKLKLQYPSLATFIENPESSFLDLALNSVYLGIQDAYYFSPGLKNNTYVKTFAKNKLNATLLVSGKMDKLNLEKLSAKWGNSTRISLSGFVSEPLVTERVSWNVEEFNFISSEKDLNLFVPEDSLGFNYPKQVDLSLATIGSLNAFSLESFLKAYEGSVKVDAKLTAKEGAYHYDLNTKIEGMPLGEILGDSIAYGPLDMELSAKGNAGPLDKIDLQLASVVTNLGYNGHNYKGLKLDAEIVIGDGEIHLIHKDEFLDLKMLAAVSLDTANYNIAMDLDLNGADLYGLNFTAQKIRTKFSMDATFSGDSENFELQSKLVEGTVVLEDQAYPMGDMNLNLRILPDSTGLDIQSNLLVGQLHSNVSPIETYEGVSRHFNRYFLDSAAQNLSEIQKPVNVEMDFTIPSTLLLQQVILPELERMEEGSIRMAFDEGKSTLNGRISFPYISYAGSIVDSLDLNVVSDSSEFNFDFGIMGLSSGPLVVGPTYFTGEVLENLLYVNFNSLHEDEVLAHINFDLGINKDSLRLHISPDSVVFNKVKWDVPEGNSFTLGEDWFDFKEFEFSRGKQLLSFSNERDENAIDIAFNDFRLRTFTSLLNPEDILAAGLVNGSIKIENPFEAMGLQAGITVRDMELLEVPLGNLSLNATGNDQKNYDFDLKVKDKGINLDLLGEFTADPLGARLNLVLDLNKFELNILEGLSDGAISGGQGFISGNFKVEGSTTDPRYAGNLAFNETEFTIATLNSRFAIADDEIKVDNQGVFLDQITIKDEQGNNFILDGEILTDDFINPQFDLSLTADNFMVLNSTKEDNDLFYGDAIIGANVTIKGDLNLPIIDAKLRVDKGTNISFVIPESQLDIVERNGVVVFVNRKDPEDILTKRLEETSNTGYTGYKVAVLLNISQEAVFNIVVDERSGDNLLVEGAADLRLNMDPNGRVTLTGIYELSKGHYELSLYNLVSRKFEIQSGSTIAWAGDPMDANMDITAIYRIKTSAADLMTAAAAGGSRETMTKYRQELPFIVYLNIDGELLRPEISFNMDMPEDQRGAIGGAVYSQVQQLNNQEGELNRQVFSLLVLNRFFPSGESSGSGGTTGMARSSVSQLLSGQLNTFTNSIVGDTGLELDVGLDSFEDYQGSSPESRTQLNVNASKRFLDDRLVVQVGSQIDIEGGSSSSSSSNSLLGNVSVEYLLSENGRYRIRGFRKNQFESFIDGQLVVTGLSVIYNREFNKFEDLWKGITTKLKERDSETKAGEERNEK